A stretch of the Medicago truncatula cultivar Jemalong A17 chromosome 5, MtrunA17r5.0-ANR, whole genome shotgun sequence genome encodes the following:
- the LOC11436215 gene encoding ubiquitin-conjugating enzyme E2 20: protein MASANVQTEASQSNIAPSMQPLPPPKTVDTQSVLKRLQSELMALMMSGDSGISAFPEEDNILCWKGTIAGSKDTVFEGTEYRLSLSFPNEYPFKAPKVKFDTTCFHPNVDLHGNICLDILQDKWSSAYDVRTILLSIQSLLGEPNISSPLNPQAAQLWSNQEEYRKMVEKLYKDPAA from the exons atgGCTAGCGCTAATGTTCAAACTGAAGCTTCTCAAAGCAACATTGCTCCTTCAATGCAACCTCTCCCTCCTCCTAAAACCGTTGACACTCAATCTGTTCTCAAAAG GTTGCAGTCTGAATTGATGGCTTTGATG ATGAGTGGAGATTCTGGTATATCTGCTTTCCCTGAAGAGGACAATATACTGTGCTGGAAAGGAACAATAGCAGGAAGCAAAGACACTGTCTTTGAAGGAACAGAATACAGATTGTCACTTTCATTTCCCAATGAGTATCCTTTTAAGGCCCCAAAGGTCAAATTTGACACCACATGCTTCCACCCCAATGTTGATTTGCATGGCAATATTTGCTTGGACATTCTTCAG GATAAATGGTCATCTGCTTATGATGTTAGAACAATTCTTTTGTCAATTCAAAGCCTGCTAGGAG AGCCAAACATTAGCTCGCCGCTAAATCCACAAGCAGCTCAGCTTTGGAGCAACCAAGAAG AGTACAGGAAGATGGTGGAGAAGTTGTACAAAGATCCTGCTGCTTAA
- the LOC11439980 gene encoding F-box/kelch-repeat protein At3g23880 produces MASSDHFVGSCNGIICIANHYTGLVILCNPSIRTIKELPLFEKPSKVYSNNMTFGFGYDSFRDTYKVVVGLRYQIQDSNGNYIHKIEVKVHTLDTNIWKSIQDFPYGVGPIDLQPGKFVSSAINWLCSDEIQLRNPSFIVSYDLGKESYQKILPPNYGGVDVCKLWTLDVLRDCLCATSGDNVWAMKDVWIMKEYGNVGSWIKLYTIDSSKYHIEAVHIFENDQVLVKICPHSKIFVYNSRNCTFKCGNFERIPEICVESLISSCF; encoded by the coding sequence ATGGCCAGCTCAGATCACTTCGTTGGCTCTTGCAATGGCATCATTTGTATTGCCAACCATTATACAGGCTTAGTTATATTGTGTAACCCTTCTATTAGAACAATCAAGGAGTTGCCACTTTTTGAAAAGCCTTCAAAAGTGTACTCCAACAATATGACGTTTGGTTTTGGCTATGATTCTTTTAGAGATACTTACAAGGTGGTTGTTGGTTTGCGATATCAAATACAAGATAGTAATGGTAATTACATTCACAAGATAGAAGTGAAGGTTCATACATTGGATACCAATATTTGGAAAAGTATTCAAGACTTTCCATACGGTGTTGGCCCTATTGATCTACAACCAGGAAAATTTGTAAGTAGTGCAATTAATTGGTTGTGCTCTGATGAAATCCAACTAAGAAATCCAAGCTTTATTGTTTCATATGATTTGGGGAAAGAGTCTTATCAAAAGATTCTTCCTCCCAATTATGGTGGGGTAGATGTGTGTAAATTGTGGACCTTGGACGTGTTGAGGGATTGCCTGTGCGCAACTTCCGGTGATAATGTTTGGGCTATGAAGGATGTTTGGATTATGAAGGAGTATGGAAATGTAGGGTCTTGGATTAAACTGTACACAATAGATTCTAGTAAATATCACATCGAGGCGGTACATATTTTTGAGAATGATCAAGTGTTGGTGAAGATTTGCCCGCATTCAAAGATATTTGTCTACAATTCTAGGAATTGTACTTTCAAGTGTGGTAATTTTGAAAGGATCCCGGAAATTTGTGTTGAGAGTTtgatatcatcttgtttttAA